A genomic segment from Trichoplusia ni isolate ovarian cell line Hi5 unplaced genomic scaffold, tn1 tig00003647, whole genome shotgun sequence encodes:
- the LOC113508013 gene encoding dnaJ homolog subfamily B member 6 isoform X2: MVDYYRTLGVTRVASEAEIKKAYRKLALKWHPDKNPDNAEEANRRFKEISEAYEVLSDERKRRVYDQYGKEGLNNGRGRRSAPDYDYDFGYPSFPFTFRDPEEVFREFFGGSPFGDLFAEINGHGHQQHRHGRRSHPSTSLTSSLFSPFGFGMQGLDDIFAHAASNGNAFTSFSTFNSSLAGPGSANMRSTTTTTRIVNGKKITTKKVTENGRETVMSYENGVLKSKTVNGVPQSLTYS; this comes from the exons TTACAGAAAACTAGCATTGAAATGGCACCCTGACAAGAATCCAGATAATGCTGAAGAAGCTAATAGACGATTCAAAGAAATATCTGAAGCTTATGAAGTTCTTTCAGATG AGAGGAAACGGCGAGTGTATGATCAATACGGTAAAGAAGGGTTGAACAACGGCAGAGGCAGACGATCCGCCCCCGACTACGATTACGACTTCGGCTATCCCAGCTTCCCGTTCACATTCCGCGACCCCGAGGAGGTGTTCAGAGAATTCTTCGGCGGGTCTCCATTTGGTGATTTATTTGCAG AAATCAACGGCCATGGACATCAACAGCACAGGCACGGCCGCCGAAGTCACCCAAGCACCTCACTTACTTCATCCCTCTTCAGTCCCTTCGGGTTCGGCATGCAAGGACTCGATGATATCTTCGCGCATGCCGCGTCCAACGGAAATGCTTTCACCTCATTCTCTACATTCAATAGCTCGCTGGCGGGACCCGGCAGCGCTAACATGAGAAGTACCACAACCACCACGCGCATCGTTAATGGGAAAAAGATCACTACCAAGAA GGTGACAGAGAACGGTCGAGAGACAGTAATGTCGTATGAGAACGGGGTCCTGAAATCAAAGACTGTTAATGGCGTACCTCAATCATTAACATATAGTTAA
- the LOC113508013 gene encoding dnaJ homolog subfamily B member 6 isoform X1 translates to MVDYYRTLGVTRVASEAEIKKAYRKLALKWHPDKNPDNAEEANRRFKEISEAYEVLSDANKRKVYDARGSSHHAHRYQSKNGVNGHRHFNFRGFFGDTPFHRFFERKRRVYDQYGKEGLNNGRGRRSAPDYDYDFGYPSFPFTFRDPEEVFREFFGGSPFGDLFAEINGHGHQQHRHGRRSHPSTSLTSSLFSPFGFGMQGLDDIFAHAASNGNAFTSFSTFNSSLAGPGSANMRSTTTTTRIVNGKKITTKKVTENGRETVMSYENGVLKSKTVNGVPQSLTYS, encoded by the exons TTACAGAAAACTAGCATTGAAATGGCACCCTGACAAGAATCCAGATAATGCTGAAGAAGCTAATAGACGATTCAAAGAAATATCTGAAGCTTATGAAGTTCTTTCAGATG CAAACAAGCGGAAAGTTTATGATGCACGGGGATCCAGTCATCACGCACACAGATATCAAAGCAAGAACGGAGTCAATGGGCATCGCCACTTTAACTTCAGAGGGTTTTTTGGAGACACGCCATTCCACCGCTTTTTTG AGAGGAAACGGCGAGTGTATGATCAATACGGTAAAGAAGGGTTGAACAACGGCAGAGGCAGACGATCCGCCCCCGACTACGATTACGACTTCGGCTATCCCAGCTTCCCGTTCACATTCCGCGACCCCGAGGAGGTGTTCAGAGAATTCTTCGGCGGGTCTCCATTTGGTGATTTATTTGCAG AAATCAACGGCCATGGACATCAACAGCACAGGCACGGCCGCCGAAGTCACCCAAGCACCTCACTTACTTCATCCCTCTTCAGTCCCTTCGGGTTCGGCATGCAAGGACTCGATGATATCTTCGCGCATGCCGCGTCCAACGGAAATGCTTTCACCTCATTCTCTACATTCAATAGCTCGCTGGCGGGACCCGGCAGCGCTAACATGAGAAGTACCACAACCACCACGCGCATCGTTAATGGGAAAAAGATCACTACCAAGAA GGTGACAGAGAACGGTCGAGAGACAGTAATGTCGTATGAGAACGGGGTCCTGAAATCAAAGACTGTTAATGGCGTACCTCAATCATTAACATATAGTTAA